Part of the Polaribacter sp. Hel1_33_78 genome is shown below.
TCCAATGTGTACTTTTTGAACACCATTATTTAGTGCATCAAAACAATTATCCAATTTAGGAATCATGCCATCAGAAATAATCCCTTCTTTTAATAATTTTTGATAGTTTTCTGAATTGATCTTTTTAATTATTGATTCTTTATCATTAAAATCTTCTAAAACACCATTAAATTCAAAACAATAGTATATTGATGTATCATAAATCTCACTCATTCCAACTGCAATTTTACTAGCAATAGTATCTGCATTTGTGTTTAATAATTGTCCATTACCATCGTGCGTTATGGCACAAAAAACAGGTGTAAAATCAGCTTTCAATAATTTATTAATTGATTTGGATGCTACTTTTTTCACATCACCAACAAAGCCAAAGTCAATATCTTTAACAGGTCTTTTATCAGATTGAATGCTGTTGATGTCTGCACCCGTTAAACCAATGGCATCAGTACCTAAAGCTTGTAATTTAGCCACAACATTTTTGTTTACTAAACCACCATAAACCATAGTAATAACTTCCAAAGTTTCAGGATCAGTTACGCGTCTTCCCTTTACCATTTTAGATTCAATACCTAATTTTGATGCAATATGAGTAGCTCTTTTTCCTCCTCCATGAACCAAAATCTTATTTCCTTCTAAATTTGAAAA
Proteins encoded:
- the argB gene encoding acetylglutamate kinase, producing MEKLSIIKIGGNIIEDEISLNKFLKLFSNLEGNKILVHGGGKRATHIASKLGIESKMVKGRRVTDPETLEVITMVYGGLVNKNVVAKLQALGTDAIGLTGADINSIQSDKRPVKDIDFGFVGDVKKVASKSINKLLKADFTPVFCAITHDGNGQLLNTNADTIASKIAVGMSEIYDTSIYYCFEFNGVLEDFNDKESIIKKINSENYQKLLKEGIISDGMIPKLDNCFDALNNGVQKVHIGNTSMLTKENNIFTTITL